AAGAGGAAGTAGGAGAGACATGGCGTGAATATACGGATCTCAAACTCCTAGAGGTGCgcgtcatcttctttttgatcAGTAAAACTTGTTGCCAACTGCCGTCTGCTCCAGGGCGAATACATCctttctccacctccaccatcagCGCTCTCATTCgcttccccttcaccatTACTGAGCTATTTCCCCCTCGCTTCCCTGCCTCTCCAACCGGCCGAGCGGTTCGCCGAGCTTTTCCTTACCCGCCAACGATGGCGTCCCGAGGAGATGGCTCCTTTTCTTAGAGGTCTCACGAGAGACGGGGATAGTAAAGGCAGGGATAAGTTGGTTGCCAAGTTTGTCAGGATAGTcaaggagaaagatgggACATGGTGGTATCCTCGCAGAAGTGCGTGATAATGATGGGTTTATACATGGAATACGGTATGTTGTATAAAACTATTTCAAGTGTGCTTGGTGATTATATGTTACGATTTGAGAGGAGGATCAAATGTTGGAGGAGGTCCTGAAGGTCCTTGGTCGTACGCGGCTGTTTTCATGATCAGCACAagcatcctcatctctcaaAAGAATACTACTCACGcaagtcttcttcatcccttcctctctcctcagCTCTGgatctctctccctcaaTAATCTTCCACACCGCATGTCCCGCCCCCTCCCCGACGATAATCTTGGCTTCCAAGACCTGGCCCGTGCCGGGATCAGGCAGCGAGTTGGATGAcggagaaggcaagaaggacaTACGAATATGGTTTGCGGAGAATGTGGGAAGGTTGTAGGTGCAGGACCGGACGAGTGTCTGGTATTTGTCAGTGTGGTGGTGATTGCATGCAAAGCACGAAACGGATAGGCTTACATGGCCGATCTCGAGCGAGTTGAGAGTAGGAGGGGCGTCGTACCCCGGAGGCCCGTCATTAGAGCTTGACCCAGGAGCGTTAAGACTATCCGTCACGAATACGACCTATATCCCTTCCCATCAGAACCATCCTCCAGTCACTGATTGCCACGTTCTTTATTCGGGAGGTTACTTACACGCCGATCAGTTACCCAGAGTCTCCCTTTTGCACTTTCTGTCCGTTTCGGACCTTGAATCGTGGACGGGATATGGAGGGTGAGGGTGGCGGTGTTACCTTCGGTCAAAAGGTTCTCCCCTAGGACGTTGTTAGCCCATTTGAAGCTTCTCTCTGCCCTGGAATGGAGTCTGAGATCTATTTCTGGGGGGGCAAAAGGGCGAATCCAAGTGGCGAGAGTGGACTTACCTTGTAGGAGCTGGGGATTATAGCGATTCGTGAGCTGTACGGTGTTGACTGACATAGCCGCTATAGTTGTtgtggaagaaagggagagtGGTTATGTGCTGGCCAAGGAGTCAGTATGGATAGGGAATACGAGTGACTGCAAGAGATTCGTTGATGACGATTCCCACCTATAACGAGAGCCAAATaaagtcacgtgactcTTTCCTCACGCTTGAGTGTCGACGAAAGACTCTCCGCCATTCCATCGACCATCTCGCCCTGCATATACGactgcctttttccataGACACATCCATAATCAGCTTGCCATATCACCCAAGCAAAACGTATAGAGATGTCACGGCTCTCCCCGTTTCGACCACTCGCCTCTCTGTGTTCCGCCGGACCATCAAGAATATCTCGAATCCCTGCTAGGAAATTTGGGTTTTCGCCTTCGCCTTTGCCCGGACTTGATGGGTTCTCGGACGAAGCTGCAAATCCCGTTGTCAGGGATTCTCTTGTACCTATAGTGGTTGAGCAGACTGTGAGTTTTACTGGATGATCGGATATATTGTGTAAGCTGACAGAATCAggcaagaggagagaggagttATGATATTTATTCAAGGCTGTTGAAGGAGCGAGTTATCTTTCTTGGTCCTGTAAGCCTGGTGCAACGTGTATGGGATTAATCTGATGTGTTTATGTAGGTAAATTCCCAAGACTCTACGCTTCTCACTGCCCAGTTACTCTTCCTTGAAGCAGAGGATCCCAAGCGCCCTATCAAGCTTTACATCAACTCCCCTGGTGGTGTTGTTACTTCTGGCTTGGCGATTTACGACACTATGCAATACATCTCTCCGCCGGTGCATACTTTCTGTATGGGGCAAGCGGCGAGTATGGGGAGTCTGCTATTGGCCGGCGGCGAAAAGGGACATCGATATGCGCTGAAAAACAGCAGTGTGATGATTCACCGTTCGTCGATCTCTCGGATTTTTCCATGGCCCTAATCGCTGAATATCCCTATAGAACCATCTGGCGGTGCGCAAGGCCAAGCATCCGATATTGCTTTGCATGCCAAAGAAATCCTGCGTATCCGTGCGGCCCTCACCGACATCTACGCTGAGCATTGTACTCGAcctggagaagagaggtcCGCTGCATTGGATAGGTTTGAAAAAGCGCTGGAAAGGGACTATTTCATGACCTCTGAGGAAGCGGTGGAATTTGGGATTGTGGACAAGATTGTGACGCAAagggggaaagaggtgtctgaggaagaaaagtaAGGGCATGCATGATGAGTGGCTGGCTGCATGAGCGTGTCCGGGCGAGGCAGAGTCTCGCTGCTGGGCGACGCGCGTTCCTTTCATGGTGGATGTGTATGACGGGCAGGGGAAGCAATCAGGGATGTAACTGACGGTGGTCTGTGCGCATAGGGGGGGTCTTTGTGGCACGAGGCTGTTTCAAGTGGAGGTGTGTGGCCCGTTGTCCTTTGCTCGCCGCCGGTGGATCACACCAGCCGCCCATATATCTGCCGTCTGTCTCTCCACAACCCACAGCCAGTCTTCTGTACTACTAACAACAGCACCAAGTTGATCTTGGCCACACTCTCCTTACGCTCCTTTAATCTGACGTCCAGTCGCCGTAAACCCTGAAATGCTCCTCAACTCCCTAATCACGCTCCTCCTCGCGGCACATATCGCAACTGCCCACAGCCTGGATTCTCGTCACAGGCGTAGACATGTCAGGCGTGCGCTCAAAAGGCAACAGGAGTCAGCGGCTGGCCACTGGTCTACCTACGAGACAAGCACTTGGATCCGTACGTCCAAGCACGCTTTCGTCACATTACATAGTAACGTTCACACGCAGCCGATAACCCGTCGACAGCTGCTCAAATCGTTTATGAAACTGTCTATGTGACAGAAACTGTATGGGAAGACGGACCTTCCCCGACTGCCCCTCAAACTCTTGCTGAATCTTTCCCTACAACATCTGCAAGTGTTTCTGGTAGTGCGCTCACCGGGGAGATTGGGAACGTCAATCTCGTCGCAACCGATCCAATCACAAGCTCTGCCGCCTCAAGTTCAGTCGCAACTTTTGCTGCTTCTCCTATTGAAGTTGCTGCTGGTACGGATTCTAACATTGCTGCACTGAGCGCTGCCACCGCCATTACTGTGTCTCTCGACTCTAGCGATCTCGATGCCCAGATTGACGCCCTTGGCTTTACCATCTCTATAGGCGAAACGATTTCCATTGGCTTTGGCGGTGGTTCCGCCCCGACTACCACATCGTCTGCTCCCACTTCCACTGTTACCGCCTCTGGGGACAAGAAGGTCTTTGCCCACTTTATGGTTGGTATTGTCTCCACGTATGCTGTAGGCGACTGGGAGTCGGACATGCAACTCGCCAAGTCTAAAGGCATCGACGGCTTTGCCCTCAACATTGGTGTCGACTCGTATTCCCAGGAACAACTCGATCTCGCTTACCAGGCTGGCGCTTCTGTAGGATTCGaccttttcatctctttcgATTTCAACTGGTACACCATTGCCGATATCTCTGGTGTGGCGAACATGCTTAAACGATACAAGGATCAACCAGCCCAATTCCGCGTCGATGACAAGCCTTTCGTCTCTACTTTTATTGGTGATGGATTTGACTGGAGCTCGGTGGCTACCgaggttggagaagaattGTACGCTGTACCTTTCTGGCAACCTAGCGCCGACAATGCCAACAATGCTGGTCTAGCTGGCCTATTCTCTTGGTGAGTATCTCTGTACGTGGATGCTTGGCTTTCCTAATCAAGTCTAGGGATGCCTGGCCTGGACAACTTGACAATGTTCCTGTCAATGCGTCCATGAGTGATACTCGAGATATTGAGTATCTCGGCTACCTTGAAGCTGTCGGCAAGACTTATATGGCTCctgtttcttcttggttCAGTACCCATTTTGGTGCAGAGGTTTCTTACTCCAAGAACTGGGTGTTTAAAAGTGAGACGCTCTGGAAGGACAGGTGGGACGACATTTTGCAGCTCGGTAGCCGTCTCAACTTTATCGAGAGTGAGTTGGTACTGCATGCGATAAGAAACCTACTGACCATGACTAGTTGTAACCTGGAACGACTACGGAGAGTCTCATTATATTGGCCCTTACAACACTGCCCACACTGACGACTCGTCGTCTGCCTGGGCTGCTGGCCTTGATCACACAGCTATGCTCGACTTTGCTGTCCCATATATCAAGGCATTCAAGGCTGGTGAAACAGCCCCTGTTATTGACAGCGAAATGTTGGTCTACTGGCATCGCCCTCACCTCAAATCAGTTTCCTGTGACAGCACAGACATTTGTGGTTCTAGGCCCACCGGCTGGGACTTTTTGGAAGACACTGTCTTTGTATCTACCATGACCAAGTCTGGCGGTATTGTTAAAGTTACGTCAGGTGGTAACCAAGCCGTTGTCCAGCAGGTGGACGCTGGCGTGCAGATGATTGAAGTGCCCATGGGCGTTGGAGAGCAGATTTTCGAGTTTACCACGTTCCAGGGAGGCTACGGGAAGACTACTTCCAATCTGACGATCAGTGCGGATTGCTGGGTAAGTTCTCCTTGTGTACTGCGAGCAATGCTGACAATCTTGTTAGAATGGCATCTACAACTTCAACTACCATTCTGGTTCTATTACTTGCTAAAGAATCACGTTATCTCGCTGTCAATCGTCATCCGGTGTAATCGTCCCCATTGGCACAGAATAATATCGCCTCTTATACCTCGCATTTTCACCCATGTATGGGCGGCGGACCCTCGAAATTTATTGTTAGTAACAAAAATCCTTTTTTTGATAAGTCCTTCGTTGTAGTAATACGTAGATGCTGGCGTCTGTGGTCGTATACATATCAAAATATCTCGTAGCCCAATGTAATATCCTGATACCAACATAAAGGTGCCTGTTTACTCGTCGCCAGACTCGAAGAaatcgtcctcttcttcccctgtTCCTTGAGCAGCATTTTGCTTggcctccttcttgtctccCAAACCAATCTGCACGTCCGCGCCCAAACCAACGACCACACCATCCACTTGACCCTTTTTCAAATCCGTCTCCGGCTCGCTCTTGAGCTtgctctcctccatcaacCTCTTGGTCTCCAACAAGAGATCATACCGCCGTTTGGTGGGCTTGTCCATCTTTTCGCATTCTTCGGTTGATGGTACGGGATGAAGCAGTGGGGGAAGTTTGAGCTTGGGTTTTGAAGAatcgtcatcgtcatcttcgtcctctgTCTGGTTAGGGTTActggggaaaagggaaatgtATTTTTGAGTGTTTCTTA
This Cryptococcus neoformans var. neoformans B-3501A chromosome 14, whole genome shotgun sequence DNA region includes the following protein-coding sequences:
- a CDS encoding hypothetical protein (Similar to gi|27263094|emb|CAD48301.1| alpha-1,3-glucanase [Penicillium funiculosum], FASTA scores: opt: 1083, E(): 4.5e-59, (44.131% identity (68.779% similar) in 426 aa overlap (192-613:20-432)); HMMPfam hit to Glyco_hydro_71, Glycosyl hydrolase family 71, score: 226.1, E(): 6.4e-65) encodes the protein MLLNSLITLLLAAHIATAHSLDSRHRRRHVRRALKRQQESAAGHWSTYETSTWIPDNPSTAAQIVYETVYVTETVWEDGPSPTAPQTLAESFPTTSASVSGSALTGEIGNVNLVATDPITSSAASSSVATFAASPIEVAAGTDSNIAALSAATAITVSLDSSDLDAQIDALGFTISIGETISIGFGGGSAPTTTSSAPTSTVTASGDKKVFAHFMVGIVSTYAVGDWESDMQLAKSKGIDGFALNIGVDSYSQEQLDLAYQAGASVGFDLFISFDFNWYTIADISGVANMLKRYKDQPAQFRVDDKPFVSTFIGDGFDWSSVATEVGEELYAVPFWQPSADNANNAGLAGLFSWDAWPGQLDNVPVNASMSDTRDIEYLGYLEAVGKTYMAPVSSWFSTHFGAEVSYSKNWVFKSETLWKDRWDDILQLGSRLNFIEIVTWNDYGESHYIGPYNTAHTDDSSSAWAAGLDHTAMLDFAVPYIKAFKAGETAPVIDSEMLVYWHRPHLKSVSCDSTDICGSRPTGWDFLEDTVFVSTMTKSGGIVKVTSGGNQAVVQQVDAGVQMIEVPMGVGEQIFEFTTFQGGYGKTTSNLTISADCWNGIYNFNYHSGSITC
- a CDS encoding hypothetical protein (Similar to gi|15966977|ref|NP_387330.1| PROBABLE ATP-DEPENDENT CLP PROTEASE PROTEOLYTIC SUBUNIT PROTEIN [Sinorhizobium meliloti 1021], FASTA scores: opt: 843, E(): 2e-49, (62.927% identity (83.415% similar) in 205 aa overlap (55-258:7-202)); HMMPfam hit to CLP_protease, Clp protease, score: 391.2, E(): 1.3e-114), yielding MSRLSPFRPLASLCSAGPSRISRIPARKFGFSPSPLPGLDGFSDEAANPVVRDSLVPIVVEQTARGERSYDIYSRLLKERVIFLGPVNSQDSTLLTAQLLFLEAEDPKRPIKLYINSPGGVVTSGLAIYDTMQYISPPVHTFCMGQAASMGSLLLAGGEKGHRYALKNSSVMIHQPSGGAQGQASDIALHAKEILRIRAALTDIYAEHCTRPGEERSAALDRFEKALERDYFMTSEEAVEFGIVDKIVTQRGKEVSEEEK